The following nucleotide sequence is from Myxococcota bacterium.
CGATCACGTGGCTCGGCCTCGCATGGCTCGACGCGGATCCGGCGCTCGCGCCGGTTGCCCCGACGGCGCTTCGCGATCGCCGCCTCGTCGATCCCGCGTCGGTGGAGCCGCGCTCGCTCGATCCGGGGGAGGAGTTCGTCCACGAGATCGCGCTGCCGCTCGACGCCGGTCCGCTCGCGGGTCTCGACGTCGACCTGCGCACGGCAACTGCCACGGAGCTGCGACTCGAGCTCCGCAGGGACGACGGCACCCGCGTCTTCTCCGAGCGTCGACCGATCCCGGCGGGAGCCCAGCGCGTCGAGTTCCGCCCGCTCGCGCCGGACGGCGAGGGCTCGTCGCGTTCGGGAGTCGGTGGGCCGCGCGCGCTCACGCTCGCGCTGCGAGCCGATGCCGCGCTCGAGCTCGCGAGTCGCGCGTCCGGGAGCGGTTCGGGGTGGCTGACCGTCGTACTTCTCGAAGGCGAGGGGTCGCGCATGGTCGAGCGGCGCGAGGGCGCGTTCCTGCCGAACGAGCGCCGTGTCGAGGGACGGTCGGACTTCGCCTTCGGCCCGGCGCGCGTGCCCTCGAAGCTGGTGCTGCGCTCGGGCTTCGCGGCCGACGACCTCGCGGCCGTTTTCAACCTCCTCAGCGCGTATGGGCACGGCCAGGAGGAGACGGGCGCTCTCGTGACGCTCATGGACGGCGGGTCGCTGCTCGTCGAGGACACGCCGACGCCCTATTGGGAGCACGAGCGGCGTCGTCACGACGAGTCGGTACCCGTCCTCCGTCGTTATTCCGGCTCGACCGCGGACGCGCCGGCGCCGCCGGCGGCGTCGGTCTCGGAGTGGATGGACGGTCGCGGTGTGACGATCGCCGCGATCGACTGGCAGGACCGCGGCGGTGCGCGCGCGACGGAGCAGCGCCGCGTGCTGTTCGTCAAGAATCGATTTCTCGTCGTGCGCGATCGCTTCCGGTTCGGCGGCCCGATGGTCGCGAGTGCAGGTGTCGTATGGCACGTGGGCTCGGTGCTCGGGCGCATGGGCGACGACTTCGACGCAGTGCTCCCCGCTCCACTCTCGAACGTGTGGGTGATTGCGAATCCCGCGCGCCATCTCTGGCTGTCGCTCGTCGGTCGCCCCGGTCAGCGCGCGCGCGCGTTCGTGGAGCCATCCTACCTGCCTCCCCCCGGCTGTTCGCGCCACCCGCTCGAGGCCTCGGTGACCGCCGAGTGTCGCCGCGGCTCGCCGTGGGTGATCGCGACGCGCTGGACGGGCGCGGCGCAGACGGGCGACGAGCTGTGGTTCGACGCCGTGCTCGTGCCGACCTCGCAAGGTCTCGATGGGCCGAAACGCGAGGACTCCGTCCGCGTCGTACGAGCGTCGGGGGCGGACCTCGCACTCGAGATCCGCATCGGGGACGAGCGGTGGTCGGTGTGCGATCGCCCGGGCACTGCCGCCGGTGCGCCGCGTGCATGCGGGGCCGACGTCGAGACGGACGCCGAGAGCGTCATCGCCCGGCGCGACGCGACAGGCCACTACCTGCTCGCCCACCGCGTCCGGACGCTCGACACGCGCGGCCTGGTTCGGCGATGGGAGACTCCAGCGACGATCGAGGAGGGTCTCGATCGCTCGCGCGATCGCGTCGCGGGCCCGTGAGCGGGCGGCGGTCGCCGACCGGCGCCCGTCTGGCGACTACGCGCCGGCCGTCGCGATGCGCGCGGCGATGCGCAGCGGCGCGAGCTCGGGCGCGGGGGCGGCGAAGGGGACCGCCTCCGCGACCGGGGCCGCCGTGCCGTCCCGGTCGCCGGCAGCGAGCTCGTCGAGCACGGCGAGCAGGGCCGCGGCACTCCGACGCCAGGTGAACTGCGTCACGCGCTCGCGGCCGCGTTTCACGAGTGCCTCGGCCGCGCCTCGCGCGAAGAGAGCCTCCTCGATCGCCTTCGCGAGTGCGCTCGGCGAGAAGGGATCGGCGTAGAACGCCGCGTCGCCCGCAATCTCGCGGAAGACGGGAATGTCGGCGGCGACGAGCGGGACGTCGGCCGCCATCGCCTCGAGGAGCGGGTGCCCGAAGGTCTCGAGGTAGGAGGGGAAGACGAACAGGTCCGCGCCGCGGTAGTAGCGCCGGATCTCCGCGTACGGCACCTCGCCGAGCAGGTGGATGCCTTCGGCGAGCTCGCCCGCGGCGTCGCGCGCTTCGCGCATCGCCGCGGCGGCGGCCGCATCCGGCTCGTCCCCGACGATCACGAGGTCGGGAACGTCCGGCCGGCGCTTCGCCAGCTCGACCCAGGCCTCGATCAGTCGCACGTAGTTCTTGTAGGGATAGACGGAGCTCACGGACAGGATGTACCCGCGCTCGTGCGGCTCGCGCTCCTCCCGCGCATCGCGCCACGGCGCCACGTCGATTCCGTGGTGGATGACCTTCCGGCGCGCGGGCTCGAGGCCGATCGCGTCGCCGATCCAGCTCGCCGAATCGCGGCTCACGAACAGGATGCGGTCGGCGCAGCGGGCGGAGAGCCGAGCCAGTGCGTTCAGCGCGAAGACGCGCGCGCGCTGGACCCAGGTGAGCCCCTGTCCTTCGCCGAGCGTGAACACGTTCGGATTCCGGAAGGCGGCCATGGTCGGGCAGCCCGCGTCGAGCGGAGCCATCTCGCCGGCGGAGAAGTACGCGTCCGCGCCCCACTCGCGCGCGAGGCGGCCTGCTCGGCGGTACGTGAACCGCAGGCGGTCGAGGAGGCCGAGCGCACCGAGGTACTCGACCTCGACGTTCGCGCACGGCGCGAGTGCAGCGGCCACGCGCGCATCCGCGCACAGCACCTTGAAGCGGTGGCGCGGCGCCTGGCGCGAGAGCTCGGGGACGATGTTGACGAGATAGGTGAAGCCGCCGCCGCCCTTCGCCATCGAGCCGTCGATCACGATGCGCCGGCCGCGCGCGTCCGTTTCCCGAAGCCGCACTCCGTCCTTCGTTCGTCCCACGGCCTTCCCTCGCCCCGGCCCGATGCGCCGGATTGCCTGCCTGGTGCGGGGTGGCTGCGCGGCGGCGTTTGTGGCAGGAATCGCCGCTCGCCTCGCGAGAACGCTCGGTCCGATGTGCAGTGGAATGCCGGCCGAACGCCGGGTCGCGCGGCTGCAGGCCCCCCGCCCGGGGAAGTGGTATCTGAGGTCCCGTGTCGCGTTCCGACGACGAGCTTCGCCCCGGTGACGCGACCGAGCCCGGCGCTGCAGGCGCGCTCGGCCGCCGGTTCCTCATCGGGACCGTGCTCCTCGGCGCCGGCAACACGGCCGTCTCGGTCGTCAACCTCGTCGTCGGCGTCCTGCTCGCTCGCTGGCTCGGGCCGGAGGAGTTCGGCCTCTTCGCCTTCGTTCTCGCGATCACGGAGGTGCTGAGCCTGTTCGGGGGGTTCTCGTTCGGCGTGGCCCTCATCCAGGCGCGAGAGGAGTCGCAGCGGCTCTACGACACGGCCTTCGCCGTCTACGCCGCGCTCGGCGCGGCAATGATCGCGACCGGCGCGGCGATCGCGGCCGTGCTGTTCGCGGTGCGCGGCCGCGAGGAGGCGGTCTTCCTCGTCGTGCTCGTCGGTGCGCGCTGGTTCCGGCTCACCGCGCAGGTGCCGCGCGCGAAGCTCGAGCGCACGCTGCGCTACGACCTGGTCACCCGCACGTCGGTGCTCGCGACCGGGCTCCCGAACGTCGTGGCCCTCGGTGTCGCGTGGATGGGCGTCGGCGCCTGGGCGCTCGTGATCCGCGACGTGCTGGTGAGCGTGCTCACCTACTTGCTGGAGAGCCTCGCGTCCGGCTACCGCTTCCGTCGCGACGTCGGTCGCGATGCGTACGCGCAGCTGATGGGGTTCGCGAAGCCCGTCTTCCTCGCGCGCGTGATCGACCTGCTCGTCGAGCGCGTCGACCGCGTCGCGGTGGGCGCGTTCCTCGGCAATGCTTCGGCCGGGCTGCTCGACCGCGCGCGCTTCCTCGCCGACGTGGGGCTCTACGTCATGCGCCCCGTCGA
It contains:
- a CDS encoding glycosyltransferase family 1 protein — its product is MRLRETDARGRRIVIDGSMAKGGGGFTYLVNIVPELSRQAPRHRFKVLCADARVAAALAPCANVEVEYLGALGLLDRLRFTYRRAGRLAREWGADAYFSAGEMAPLDAGCPTMAAFRNPNVFTLGEGQGLTWVQRARVFALNALARLSARCADRILFVSRDSASWIGDAIGLEPARRKVIHHGIDVAPWRDAREEREPHERGYILSVSSVYPYKNYVRLIEAWVELAKRRPDVPDLVIVGDEPDAAAAAAMREARDAAGELAEGIHLLGEVPYAEIRRYYRGADLFVFPSYLETFGHPLLEAMAADVPLVAADIPVFREIAGDAAFYADPFSPSALAKAIEEALFARGAAEALVKRGRERVTQFTWRRSAAALLAVLDELAAGDRDGTAAPVAEAVPFAAPAPELAPLRIAARIATAGA
- a CDS encoding oligosaccharide flippase family protein translates to MSRSDDELRPGDATEPGAAGALGRRFLIGTVLLGAGNTAVSVVNLVVGVLLARWLGPEEFGLFAFVLAITEVLSLFGGFSFGVALIQAREESQRLYDTAFAVYAALGAAMIATGAAIAAVLFAVRGREEAVFLVVLVGARWFRLTAQVPRAKLERTLRYDLVTRTSVLATGLPNVVALGVAWMGVGAWALVIRDVLVSVLTYLLESLASGYRFRRDVGRDAYAQLMGFAKPVFLARVIDLLVERVDRVAVGAFLGNASAGLLDRARFLADVGLYVMRPVERASLNLLSRVQDDARRSARSYELVTYFLVRLMFAGSIVLVLAPVETLRLVLGDEWTGAAPALRWLGLHGAVFPVFTMTKVLVLARNEGARLARISAVQAAILIPGTIAAAWLDQLAAVAAVVACTTCVGTAFMLRWTRDLAAMSYRAVFAVPLAAALVTAAAALGSDALGGADWIAWYARPFAIGATFVVVLLAAEGRRLASELGYLRAQLAQGRAA